One genomic region from Thunnus maccoyii chromosome 16, fThuMac1.1, whole genome shotgun sequence encodes:
- the LOC121880988 gene encoding calmodulin-1-like, with amino-acid sequence MHVCVCACACADRGSRDTSLAELVYRTVRRNTVNRTAVVRPASSLPCSVTATVHFLSPCSASRPAFLTQTSMADQLTEEQIAEFKEAFSLFDKDGDGTITTKELGTVMRSLGQNPTEAELQDMINEVDADGNGTIDFPEFLTMMARKMKDTDSEEEIREAFRVFDKDGNGYISAAELRHVMTNLGEKLTDEEVDEMIREADIDGDGQVNYEEFVQMMTAK; translated from the exons atgcacgtgtgtgtgtgcgcgtgcgcgTGTGCAGACAGAGGCAGCAGGGACACCTCACTGGCTGAGCTAGTTTATCGCACAGTGCGGAGGAATACAGTGAACCGTACAGCGGTGGTTCGGCCCGCCTCCAGCCTGCCCTGCTCCGTAACAGCAACCGtccatttcctctctccctGTAGCGCTAGCAGACCAGCGTTTCTAACTCAAACAAGCATG gCTGACCAACTAACAGAAGAGCAGATTGCTG AGTTCAAGGAGGCTTTCTCCCTGTTTGATAAGGATGGAGATGGGACCATCACCACAAAGGAGCTGGGTACAGTCATGAGGTCACTGGGTCAAAACCCAACTGAGGCTGAACTCCAGGACATGATCAATGAGGTGGACGCAGATG GCAACGGCACCATCGACTTCCCTGAGTTCCTGACAATGATGGCAAGGAAGATGAAGGACACTGACAGTGAGGAAGAGATCAGAGAGGCATTCAGGGTCTTTGATAAG GATGGCAATGGTTACATTAGCGCAGCAGAGCTGCGTCATGTGATGACTAACCTGGGAGAGAAGCTGACAGACGAGGAAGTAGACGAGATGATTAGAGAAGCCGACATTGACGGAGATGGACAGGTCAACTACGAAG AATTCGTTCAGATGATGACCGCCAAATGA